The following proteins are co-located in the Shouchella hunanensis genome:
- a CDS encoding Gfo/Idh/MocA family protein, with the protein MSVLKAGVVGCGNISDIYFQLNNRFDDIQIIACTDLNMAQATQKAANYKEIEALSMDDFFQDERIELVINLTIPSAHYAVHKRALEAGKHAYGEKPLALSLTEAEELRKLAKEKNLYLGAAPDTFLGGGLQTAKKLIEDGWIGRPVSANGFMMSHGPEDWHPNPDFFYKEGAGPLFDMGPYYLTALVSILGPIKRLTSSTGKAFEERNITSLPRFGETMQVEVETHLSSIVDFENGTIGTLITSFDVWGSQTPNLEIHGTRGSLILPDPNTFGGPLFFKKQGEVAFQEVPLTYGFQENSRGLGVLDMVAAIKEKRAHRASDALAYHVLEAMHGILRSSIEEKHYQMVSTCSIPELLPLSMTTRGF; encoded by the coding sequence GTGAGCGTTTTAAAAGCTGGAGTAGTTGGTTGTGGGAATATTAGCGATATCTATTTTCAATTAAATAATCGGTTTGATGATATACAAATTATTGCCTGTACCGATCTAAATATGGCTCAAGCAACTCAAAAAGCAGCTAATTACAAAGAAATAGAAGCCTTATCAATGGACGATTTCTTTCAAGATGAGCGAATTGAGCTTGTCATTAACTTAACGATTCCTTCTGCTCATTATGCCGTTCATAAACGTGCATTAGAAGCTGGGAAACATGCGTATGGCGAAAAGCCGTTAGCATTGTCCTTAACTGAAGCGGAGGAGCTTAGAAAACTAGCCAAGGAAAAAAATCTTTATTTAGGAGCTGCCCCAGATACTTTTTTAGGTGGTGGCCTTCAAACGGCAAAGAAACTAATAGAAGATGGTTGGATTGGCAGACCAGTATCGGCTAATGGATTTATGATGAGCCATGGACCTGAGGACTGGCATCCGAACCCGGACTTCTTTTATAAAGAAGGTGCTGGACCTTTATTTGATATGGGTCCCTATTACTTAACAGCTCTTGTATCAATACTAGGTCCGATTAAGCGACTTACATCCTCTACAGGAAAGGCATTTGAGGAACGTAACATTACATCCCTTCCCCGTTTTGGTGAGACAATGCAAGTAGAAGTAGAGACACATTTGTCTAGTATAGTAGACTTTGAGAATGGAACAATCGGAACGTTAATTACGAGCTTTGATGTATGGGGATCACAAACACCGAATTTAGAAATACACGGCACAAGAGGTTCTCTTATATTGCCAGATCCAAATACATTTGGAGGACCTCTCTTCTTCAAGAAACAAGGGGAGGTTGCGTTTCAAGAAGTACCGCTTACTTATGGTTTTCAAGAAAATAGTCGAGGTCTAGGTGTTTTAGATATGGTTGCGGCAATTAAGGAAAAGCGTGCCCATCGTGCGAGTGATGCACTAGCTTATCATGTGCTTGAAGCGATGCACGGCATTTTACGTTCGTCAATAGAAGAAAAGCATTATCAAATGGTAAGTACATGTAGCATCCCTGAATTATTGCCGTTGTCTATGACGACAAGAGGTTTTTAA
- a CDS encoding D-Ala-D-Ala carboxypeptidase family metallohydrolase yields the protein MAYQWTRTLRSGMSGNDVRELQIRVAGYAAASASRTHITVDGQFGPATEGAVRRFQSSYNLSADGVAGPQTHTALNNLEAADGSTRHFNWSEFHSRDGSRFTGGAVSATQVQENVRRLMYKLEAKRRKLGNIPLTINSGFRSRSHNSSVGGASNSQHLYGSAADVSSSTTPTRKANTARTCGFSGIIIYQTFTHVDSRAETTGGGYYWP from the coding sequence ATGGCGTATCAATGGACGAGAACACTGAGAAGTGGCATGAGTGGGAATGATGTTCGAGAATTACAAATTCGGGTGGCAGGCTATGCAGCTGCATCAGCAAGTCGAACTCATATTACTGTAGACGGTCAATTTGGACCAGCAACAGAAGGAGCTGTTCGTAGGTTTCAATCAAGCTACAACTTATCTGCTGATGGAGTTGCTGGACCACAAACGCATACCGCGTTAAACAATCTTGAAGCAGCTGACGGTTCGACCAGACATTTTAACTGGAGTGAGTTTCATTCAAGAGATGGATCAAGGTTTACAGGAGGCGCAGTATCGGCTACTCAAGTACAAGAAAATGTCCGTCGTTTAATGTATAAACTTGAGGCAAAGAGGCGCAAATTAGGGAACATCCCATTAACGATAAATTCCGGCTTCCGTAGTCGCAGTCATAATTCAAGTGTAGGTGGAGCAAGTAACAGTCAGCATCTATATGGATCAGCAGCAGATGTCTCATCGTCAACAACACCAACAAGGAAAGCAAATACTGCACGGACTTGTGGGTTTAGTGGCATCATTATTTATCAAACATTTACGCATGTGGATAGTCGAGCAGAAACCACGGGTGGAGGCTATTACTGGCCATAA
- a CDS encoding SCP2 sterol-binding domain-containing protein: MTTEEKLYALANQINNHPDNIRDFNRSYQFELKPEARYSVTFSNGAVTIEKEPIKNEEACILKLSEANLHKLLEGNWNPTVAYMTGQLKVDGDVRHALKLHEIVKQYTG, from the coding sequence ATGACGACAGAAGAGAAATTATATGCCCTCGCAAATCAAATAAACAATCATCCTGACAACATTCGTGATTTTAATCGTTCTTACCAATTTGAACTAAAACCAGAAGCTCGTTATAGCGTGACGTTTTCTAATGGCGCTGTAACGATTGAAAAAGAACCTATAAAGAACGAAGAAGCCTGTATACTGAAATTGAGCGAAGCGAACTTGCATAAGCTATTAGAGGGAAATTGGAATCCTACTGTCGCTTATATGACGGGACAATTAAAAGTAGATGGTGATGTCCGTCACGCCCTTAAACTCCATGAGATCGTCAAACAGTACACAGGATGA
- a CDS encoding CsbD family protein: MSDNGTGDKAKGAGNKAKGAVKDAVGNLTNNKKMQAEGKKDKVKGEVQDTKGDIKNKTNE, from the coding sequence ATGAGTGATAACGGAACTGGAGACAAAGCAAAAGGTGCTGGCAATAAAGCAAAAGGTGCTGTGAAAGATGCAGTAGGAAACCTTACGAATAATAAAAAAATGCAAGCAGAAGGAAAAAAAGATAAAGTTAAAGGCGAAGTACAAGATACTAAAGGTGATATCAAAAATAAAACAAACGAATAA
- a CDS encoding Gfo/Idh/MocA family protein, which yields MSTYNWGILGLGSIAADFANALTSYHGELYAVGSRSIEKAKAFASEHRATKAYGQYKSLMTDPKIDIIYVATPHASHHKYIKEALENGKHVLCEKAITINGGELKELIQLAEKNNLILMEAMTIYHMPLYHTLKDLMKSNRLGSVKTINVTFGSRKPFDPSNRFYNPDLAGGALLDIGTYALSFARFFLSEQPTQVLTTMKAAETNVDEQSAIVLKTPTDEIVTISLAFRGKMPKRGLIACENGFITVDDFPRAEQATLTWHDGNSEVIKAGLSSEALVNEIKAMESSVSGMDQSYLTYSTDVMTLMDEVRHQWSQQSSS from the coding sequence ATGAGTACATACAATTGGGGTATTCTTGGTCTCGGTTCAATTGCAGCAGACTTTGCCAATGCATTAACATCCTATCATGGGGAATTGTACGCTGTCGGTTCTCGTTCAATCGAAAAAGCAAAGGCATTTGCTAGTGAACATCGTGCCACAAAAGCGTACGGTCAATATAAATCGTTAATGACAGATCCAAAAATAGATATTATCTATGTGGCTACACCACACGCGAGTCACCATAAATACATAAAAGAAGCTCTAGAGAATGGGAAGCATGTATTATGTGAAAAAGCGATTACTATTAATGGTGGGGAGTTAAAGGAACTTATCCAGCTTGCTGAGAAGAACAACCTTATTTTAATGGAAGCAATGACCATCTATCATATGCCTTTGTATCATACACTGAAGGATTTAATGAAAAGCAATCGATTAGGTTCAGTTAAAACGATTAATGTGACATTCGGAAGTCGTAAACCATTTGATCCGAGCAATCGTTTTTACAACCCGGATTTAGCTGGTGGTGCGCTTTTGGATATTGGCACATACGCATTATCGTTTGCTCGTTTCTTTCTTTCAGAGCAGCCTACGCAAGTGCTAACAACAATGAAAGCAGCTGAAACAAACGTAGATGAACAATCGGCCATTGTACTAAAAACACCAACCGATGAAATTGTAACCATTTCGCTTGCATTTCGAGGGAAAATGCCAAAGCGTGGATTAATTGCCTGTGAGAACGGTTTTATTACAGTAGACGATTTTCCACGTGCTGAACAAGCTACATTAACATGGCATGATGGGAATTCAGAGGTTATAAAAGCAGGTCTATCTTCGGAAGCATTAGTGAATGAAATTAAAGCAATGGAATCAAGCGTTAGTGGAATGGATCAATCCTATCTAACCTATTCAACCGATGTGATGACGTTAATGGATGAAGTGCGCCATCAGTGGAGTCAACAGAGCTCTTCTTGA
- a CDS encoding DUF1450 domain-containing protein yields MGIIVVEVCDGNLMSRVDLENLLESEYPEVAVMDNECLSFCGLCAVRPYAIVNGTRIFGATAEECISKIKHRIELELALYEL; encoded by the coding sequence ATGGGCATAATTGTTGTGGAAGTCTGTGATGGAAACCTGATGAGTCGAGTAGACCTAGAAAATCTATTGGAGTCAGAGTACCCAGAAGTTGCCGTCATGGATAATGAATGCCTTTCCTTTTGCGGGCTTTGTGCGGTTAGACCGTACGCAATTGTAAATGGTACCCGTATTTTTGGTGCCACCGCAGAAGAATGCATATCAAAAATAAAACACCGTATTGAGTTGGAGCTTGCGTTGTACGAGCTTTAA
- a CDS encoding LytS/YhcK type 5TM receptor domain-containing protein, giving the protein MFELLLLMLERLGLIVMLAFIATRFRFFRKMASSIELSIKQKTTAILFFGVFGIIGTYSGVTFQPESLALERFTFAIPDDAAIANFRVIGVMLAGLFGGMKVGLGAGLIAGIHRMMLGGFTAVACGVASILAGVLAAYYRKKNPQVIYQPLHIMILGALAEAMQMGLIAILATPTTRAIELVQLIGIPMIIANGIGCVLFFLIIQSVSKEEQKAGALQAQKSLRIAEQTLVYLKHGLSNQSAFNVCTILYKELNACAVAMTDRSLILSHIGVGADHHKANMVIQTQLTSEVMKQKRMIIASDDEIHCKESQCPLGAAVIAPLIIRDNVVGTLKFYYHSKKDITALETEMLSGLTKLLSSQLELAEADRAYQLAKDAEVNALQAQISPHFLFNTLNTVISLIRLDPKKARTMLHSLSQFLRHNVSATTVTFHSLKEELQHIQAYLSIEEVRFEDRLSVTYTIEEELQAVSIPPLTLQPLVENAVKHGFRNKRFNCELTIHVFHHGDKVGLRVRDNGEGFDESMLNLNERGQKTDSSTGIGIYNSNKRLQMMFGESASLRFSTELGKGTTVECYIPKSTRKETVE; this is encoded by the coding sequence ATGTTTGAATTACTTCTTCTTATGCTAGAGAGGCTTGGCCTCATTGTCATGCTTGCTTTTATTGCCACACGATTTCGCTTTTTCCGCAAGATGGCTTCATCCATTGAATTATCTATTAAGCAAAAAACAACTGCCATTTTATTTTTCGGAGTGTTTGGCATTATTGGAACCTATTCTGGGGTGACATTTCAACCAGAGTCACTTGCATTAGAACGCTTTACCTTCGCCATTCCAGATGATGCGGCCATCGCTAATTTTCGTGTTATTGGCGTCATGCTCGCTGGCTTATTTGGAGGTATGAAAGTTGGTTTAGGTGCAGGCTTAATTGCTGGCATTCACCGAATGATGCTTGGCGGATTTACAGCGGTAGCGTGTGGCGTCGCTTCCATTTTAGCTGGTGTATTAGCGGCCTATTACCGAAAAAAAAATCCCCAAGTCATTTACCAACCACTACACATTATGATCCTTGGTGCTTTAGCAGAAGCCATGCAAATGGGGTTAATCGCCATTCTTGCTACACCAACAACGAGAGCGATTGAACTTGTACAGCTTATTGGAATACCGATGATTATCGCAAACGGGATTGGCTGTGTATTGTTCTTTCTTATAATTCAAAGTGTATCAAAAGAAGAGCAAAAGGCAGGGGCGTTGCAAGCGCAGAAAAGTTTGCGAATTGCTGAACAAACACTTGTTTATTTAAAGCATGGCCTGAGCAACCAATCTGCCTTTAACGTGTGCACGATTCTGTATAAAGAATTAAATGCTTGTGCAGTCGCTATGACGGACCGCAGCCTTATTTTATCCCATATTGGTGTAGGAGCCGATCACCATAAAGCAAATATGGTGATCCAAACGCAGTTAACATCAGAGGTCATGAAGCAGAAAAGAATGATCATTGCTAGTGACGACGAAATACATTGCAAGGAATCTCAATGCCCGTTAGGAGCAGCTGTTATTGCACCGCTTATTATTCGCGATAACGTTGTTGGAACGTTAAAGTTTTATTATCATTCTAAAAAAGACATTACAGCCCTTGAGACTGAAATGCTTTCTGGACTGACAAAATTGCTGAGCAGTCAGCTTGAATTAGCTGAGGCCGACCGAGCATACCAGTTAGCAAAAGATGCTGAGGTAAACGCACTTCAAGCGCAAATTAGTCCGCATTTTCTCTTTAACACACTCAATACTGTTATTTCGCTTATTCGACTAGACCCTAAAAAAGCAAGAACGATGCTACACTCATTATCGCAGTTTTTACGTCACAACGTTTCTGCTACAACTGTGACTTTTCACTCTTTAAAAGAAGAACTTCAGCATATACAAGCTTATTTATCAATTGAAGAAGTGCGGTTTGAAGATCGTTTATCAGTTACGTATACCATTGAGGAAGAACTACAAGCCGTCTCCATCCCCCCATTAACGTTGCAACCTTTGGTGGAAAACGCCGTTAAACATGGCTTTCGCAATAAACGCTTTAACTGTGAACTTACCATCCACGTATTTCATCATGGTGACAAGGTTGGACTACGTGTACGTGATAATGGTGAAGGGTTCGACGAATCGATGCTAAACCTAAATGAACGTGGACAAAAGACTGACTCAAGCACAGGAATTGGTATCTACAATAGTAATAAACGCTTGCAGATGATGTTCGGAGAGTCTGCCTCACTCCGTTTCAGTACGGAACTTGGAAAAGGCACGACGGTTGAATGTTATATTCCAAAATCAACTCGAAAGGAGACGGTAGAATGA
- a CDS encoding LytR/AlgR family response regulator transcription factor produces MTITKIRTIIVDDEKYGREELHYLLRVFPNIVIVGEAQSGTEAIAKVMELQPDLLFLDIEMPEMNGKDVATIIKQMKQPPYIVFATAYPQFAVDAFQLQAKGYLVKPIDEVQLAETISQVEDALDIKSTQEKTNLTAKLAVDKEDTIHFLDPESILYAYRDDKNTKVQTNVAAYESKLTLKELEHRLAPYAFFRVHKSYLVNTAYISEMNAWFNGAYQLTLTGVSEQIPVSRNYVKPLRKMIEL; encoded by the coding sequence ATGACGATTACTAAGATACGAACAATTATTGTTGATGACGAAAAATATGGACGTGAAGAGCTCCATTATTTACTCCGAGTTTTTCCGAACATTGTTATCGTTGGTGAAGCTCAATCGGGTACAGAAGCGATTGCCAAGGTGATGGAATTGCAGCCAGACCTGCTCTTTCTTGATATTGAGATGCCAGAAATGAACGGGAAAGATGTGGCGACCATCATTAAGCAGATGAAGCAACCACCTTATATTGTTTTTGCTACTGCTTATCCACAGTTCGCCGTTGACGCGTTTCAACTACAAGCAAAAGGCTATCTTGTCAAGCCCATTGATGAGGTACAGCTCGCTGAAACCATTTCACAAGTAGAAGATGCTTTAGATATAAAAAGCACACAGGAAAAAACAAACCTAACAGCAAAGCTCGCTGTTGATAAAGAGGATACCATTCATTTTCTCGATCCTGAGTCCATTCTTTACGCATATCGAGACGATAAAAATACAAAAGTCCAAACAAACGTAGCCGCTTACGAAAGCAAGTTAACGTTAAAAGAGTTAGAACATCGACTCGCTCCCTACGCTTTTTTCCGGGTTCACAAAAGCTATTTAGTGAACACTGCCTACATTTCAGAAATGAATGCATGGTTTAATGGAGCGTATCAATTAACGTTAACAGGCGTTTCAGAACAAATACCAGTAAGTCGTAATTATGTCAAACCATTGCGAAAAATGATTGAATTATAG
- a CDS encoding carbon starvation CstA family protein — translation MITFLIALVLLFVGYFTYGKFVERVFQPKAERPTPAYTQADGVDYLPMGKNKNALIQLISIAGVGPIFGPIMGALYGPVAFIWIVLGCIFAGAVHDYLTGMISIRNGGAHLPELAGRFLGKAMKHVVNAFSILLLLLVGTVFVASPADLLYDLVNGSVPVLIFVIFIFIYFLLATILPINKIIGSVYPYIGALLLFSTVGIGIALVWHQAPIPELSFENTHPAGAAIFPLLFLTISCGALSGFHATQSPIISRTTQNESQGRRIFYGMMIAEGMIAMIWAAAAMSLFDGPITLNELINTIGTGGIVSEISTAMLGPIVGTLAILGVIILPITSGDTAFRSARMIIADYIKVPQKKMMNRIWIAMPLFILSIFLTTVDFTMLWQYFNWANQSTAVIALWIGAMFLYISRRNYWIAIFPAWFMSVTATTYIMNAPIGLNLSMQTSVIIGVVFTIFLTILFFKAASKRRGNNHPLEDDVSNWKQSA, via the coding sequence ATGATTACTTTTTTAATTGCTTTAGTCCTCTTATTTGTCGGCTACTTTACGTACGGCAAATTTGTAGAAAGAGTTTTTCAACCTAAAGCAGAGCGACCAACTCCAGCTTATACACAAGCTGATGGCGTTGATTACTTGCCAATGGGTAAAAATAAAAATGCTTTAATCCAATTAATTAGTATTGCTGGTGTTGGTCCGATTTTTGGACCAATTATGGGAGCGCTTTATGGTCCTGTAGCATTCATTTGGATCGTACTAGGTTGTATTTTCGCTGGTGCGGTTCACGATTACTTAACTGGTATGATTTCCATCCGAAACGGTGGTGCTCATTTACCTGAACTTGCAGGTCGCTTTTTAGGAAAAGCGATGAAGCATGTCGTAAACGCTTTCTCTATCTTACTATTATTACTTGTTGGTACGGTGTTCGTTGCATCACCAGCGGACTTACTTTACGATCTTGTAAATGGTTCAGTACCTGTTCTGATTTTTGTTATTTTCATTTTCATTTACTTCTTATTAGCAACGATCTTACCAATAAATAAAATTATCGGCAGTGTTTACCCCTATATTGGTGCATTATTATTATTTAGTACAGTTGGTATTGGGATTGCCCTCGTTTGGCATCAAGCTCCCATCCCAGAGCTCTCGTTTGAAAACACACACCCAGCAGGTGCGGCTATTTTCCCACTCTTATTTTTAACCATTTCATGTGGAGCTTTATCTGGGTTTCACGCAACACAATCACCAATTATTTCGCGGACAACGCAGAACGAAAGTCAGGGGCGCAGAATTTTTTACGGAATGATGATTGCAGAAGGCATGATTGCGATGATTTGGGCTGCTGCTGCAATGAGCTTATTTGATGGTCCGATTACACTAAATGAATTAATTAATACCATTGGTACAGGTGGTATTGTGTCTGAAATCTCAACAGCCATGTTAGGACCGATTGTCGGTACACTCGCTATATTAGGTGTCATTATTCTGCCAATCACTTCTGGAGATACAGCTTTCCGAAGTGCACGAATGATCATCGCCGACTATATTAAAGTCCCACAAAAGAAAATGATGAATCGAATATGGATTGCCATGCCTCTATTCATCCTGTCTATTTTCTTAACAACCGTTGATTTCACCATGCTTTGGCAATACTTTAACTGGGCAAATCAATCAACAGCCGTTATCGCACTCTGGATCGGCGCTATGTTCTTATATATCTCTCGTCGAAATTACTGGATTGCTATTTTTCCAGCATGGTTTATGAGCGTAACAGCAACAACGTATATTATGAATGCACCGATCGGGTTAAACCTATCCATGCAGACATCTGTCATCATCGGCGTCGTGTTCACTATCTTTTTAACGATCTTATTCTTCAAGGCTGCAAGCAAGCGCCGTGGGAATAATCACCCGTTAGAAGATGATGTATCGAATTGGAAGCAGAGCGCATAA
- a CDS encoding alpha-keto acid decarboxylase family protein, giving the protein MDRANQQTVGDYLYESLYNEGIRDVFGVPGDYNFALLDTLERTDGLRFIHNRNELNAGYAADGYARLHGISALITTFGVGELSAANAIAGANCENIPIIHIVGAPDYDKQAKGLHVHHTLMNGDFHVFKRMFTEISAYSTVVTPSNAKTEVAKAIQMAKDYQKPVYMMVADDHANEPITEKEAEDILRFKTDKETFAQAMRHIEKKVSDSQKPILLVDTKVKSFELEKLIQEVTESLRIPVASMVYGKGSVDESSDQYIGMYAGDFGSHEVRDRVEHADCVIAVGLVWADTNTANFTASLKKEQLIDIQPHYVRVEHATYENVKAYDVLKEIGTLEISIDTVASPITFPYATALETEDKALRASNYYPILQDFIKEEDIVIVETGTFFYGMSQARMTKGVSYLKQGGWQSIGFATAATFGASIAEPNRRTLLFTGDGSMQLTVQEISSMLYYDCKPIIFVLNNAGYTIERYLNTETKEQVYNDIPTWNYSSLLEGFGGGATHFKAKTTTELQHVLRQIEKNDCLCVVEIVVDDPMDAPDYVKQIRAFKKEE; this is encoded by the coding sequence ATGGATAGAGCTAACCAACAAACTGTTGGAGACTACTTGTATGAATCTTTGTATAATGAGGGAATTCGAGATGTGTTCGGTGTTCCAGGTGATTATAACTTTGCTTTACTCGATACGCTTGAAAGAACAGATGGCTTACGATTTATTCACAACCGAAATGAATTAAATGCTGGGTATGCAGCTGATGGATACGCACGTTTGCATGGAATTTCTGCCCTTATAACAACGTTTGGCGTTGGTGAATTAAGTGCAGCAAACGCGATAGCGGGTGCGAATTGCGAGAACATCCCAATTATCCATATTGTCGGAGCGCCTGACTATGACAAACAAGCAAAAGGATTACACGTGCACCATACGTTAATGAACGGGGACTTTCATGTATTCAAACGGATGTTTACTGAAATTTCAGCTTATAGTACGGTGGTTACACCTTCCAACGCAAAAACGGAAGTAGCAAAAGCGATACAAATGGCAAAAGATTATCAAAAGCCTGTTTACATGATGGTGGCAGATGATCATGCGAATGAACCGATAACAGAGAAGGAAGCGGAAGACATTTTACGCTTTAAAACGGACAAAGAAACGTTTGCACAAGCGATGCGCCACATTGAAAAAAAAGTAAGTGACAGTCAAAAGCCTATTTTGTTAGTTGATACGAAAGTGAAAAGTTTTGAATTGGAAAAGCTAATTCAGGAAGTAACAGAATCACTTCGTATTCCAGTAGCGAGCATGGTATATGGAAAAGGCTCAGTGGATGAAAGCTCAGATCAGTACATCGGTATGTATGCAGGTGATTTTGGGAGCCATGAAGTAAGGGATCGAGTAGAACATGCAGATTGTGTCATCGCTGTTGGACTTGTTTGGGCGGATACAAATACAGCTAATTTTACAGCTTCTTTAAAGAAAGAGCAGTTAATTGATATACAACCACACTATGTAAGGGTAGAGCATGCTACGTATGAGAATGTGAAAGCCTATGATGTATTAAAAGAAATTGGGACGTTAGAAATTTCAATAGACACCGTAGCTTCTCCAATTACTTTCCCTTATGCTACAGCATTGGAAACAGAAGACAAAGCTTTACGTGCGTCTAATTATTATCCAATCTTGCAAGATTTTATCAAGGAAGAAGATATCGTTATCGTGGAGACAGGAACGTTTTTCTACGGTATGTCCCAAGCTCGAATGACAAAAGGGGTTAGTTATTTAAAGCAAGGCGGATGGCAATCAATAGGATTTGCAACGGCAGCTACATTTGGTGCCTCTATCGCAGAACCTAATCGTAGAACGTTGTTATTTACAGGTGATGGGTCAATGCAGCTTACGGTTCAGGAAATAAGTTCCATGCTTTATTATGACTGTAAACCTATTATCTTCGTGTTAAATAATGCTGGTTATACGATTGAGAGGTATTTGAACACAGAAACAAAGGAACAAGTTTATAACGATATTCCAACATGGAACTATAGCTCTCTACTTGAAGGCTTCGGTGGTGGTGCTACACATTTTAAAGCTAAAACAACAACAGAACTACAACATGTGCTTCGTCAAATTGAAAAGAATGACTGTTTATGTGTAGTGGAGATTGTAGTCGATGATCCAATGGATGCACCTGATTATGTAAAACAAATAAGAGCATTTAAAAAAGAGGAGTAG
- a CDS encoding GNAT family N-acetyltransferase codes for MIKTNRCLLSKLQEDDYEDVKLLYVDESVRKYLGGTLKEESIQVRFNEMNLSSKDSAYFVVRENDTNRFIGLISLDTHYDGVSTEVSYQLLPKWWGEGYATEIVKEFIYYAFHKLNLTEIVAETQLANKASCRLLEKLGMKLQETVLRFGEEQAIYCIKNS; via the coding sequence GTGATAAAAACAAATAGATGCTTGCTTTCCAAATTACAAGAAGATGATTATGAAGATGTAAAATTACTTTATGTTGATGAGAGTGTAAGAAAATATCTTGGAGGTACTTTGAAAGAGGAGTCCATTCAAGTAAGGTTTAATGAGATGAATTTATCCTCGAAAGATTCCGCATACTTTGTGGTTAGAGAGAACGATACAAATAGGTTCATAGGGCTAATTTCCTTAGACACTCATTACGATGGTGTATCAACTGAAGTCTCATATCAGTTGCTCCCAAAATGGTGGGGAGAGGGATATGCTACCGAAATTGTTAAAGAATTTATCTACTATGCTTTTCATAAACTAAACTTAACTGAAATTGTTGCTGAAACACAGCTAGCGAATAAAGCATCTTGTAGACTATTAGAAAAACTAGGTATGAAATTACAAGAAACCGTACTAAGGTTTGGAGAAGAGCAAGCTATTTATTGTATCAAAAATTCATAA